A window of the Microvirga terrae genome harbors these coding sequences:
- the trxA gene encoding thioredoxin: protein MATVKVTDSSFAQDVLQSSEPVVVDFWAEWCGPCRMIGPALEEISDEMAGKVKIAKLNVDENPQISSQLGIRSIPALMVFKDGKVVAQKVGAAPKGELSRWIQASA from the coding sequence ATGGCGACCGTAAAGGTGACCGACTCAAGCTTCGCGCAGGATGTCCTGCAATCCTCCGAGCCCGTGGTGGTCGATTTCTGGGCGGAATGGTGCGGTCCCTGCCGCATGATCGGTCCGGCCCTGGAGGAGATTTCCGACGAGATGGCCGGCAAGGTGAAGATCGCCAAGCTCAACGTGGACGAGAACCCGCAGATCTCCTCCCAGCTCGGCATCCGGTCGATCCCGGCCCTGATGGTGTTCAAGGACGGCAAGGTCGTCGCCCAGAAGGTCGGCGCCGCCCCCAAGGGCGAGCTCTCCCGCTGGATCCAGGCTTCGGCCTAA
- the accD gene encoding acetyl-CoA carboxylase, carboxyltransferase subunit beta, whose translation MNWISEVVRPKIKTLFKRETPDNLWIKCPETGQVVFHKDVEANQWVIPGSNHHMRISATQRLQLMFDGATWLDVAVPEVPVDPLKFRDEKRYIDRLKDARTKTGQQDAFKVGFGRVEELPMTIAVQDFGFMGGSLGMAAGEAFIKGAETALDKKTPFVLFAGSGGARMQEGILSLMQMPRTTVAIRRLRDAKLPYIVVLTNPTTGGVTASYAMLGDVHLAEPGALIGFAGPRVIEQTIREKLPDGFQRSEYLKEHGMVDAVVHRHDLKATVARLSRLFTKAPASAPETVTVAAAAE comes from the coding sequence ATGAACTGGATTTCCGAAGTCGTCCGTCCGAAGATCAAGACGCTCTTCAAGCGCGAGACGCCGGACAATCTCTGGATCAAGTGCCCGGAGACCGGGCAGGTGGTGTTCCACAAGGACGTGGAGGCGAACCAGTGGGTGATCCCGGGCTCCAACCACCACATGCGCATCTCGGCCACCCAGCGCCTGCAGCTCATGTTCGACGGGGCCACCTGGCTCGACGTGGCCGTTCCGGAAGTGCCGGTCGATCCGCTCAAGTTCCGTGACGAGAAGCGCTACATCGACCGCCTGAAGGACGCCCGCACCAAGACCGGCCAGCAGGACGCGTTCAAGGTCGGCTTCGGCCGGGTCGAGGAACTGCCGATGACCATCGCGGTGCAGGATTTCGGCTTCATGGGTGGTTCGCTCGGCATGGCGGCCGGCGAGGCCTTCATCAAAGGTGCCGAGACGGCCCTCGACAAGAAGACCCCTTTCGTGCTCTTCGCCGGCTCCGGCGGCGCGCGCATGCAGGAGGGCATCCTGTCCCTCATGCAGATGCCCCGCACCACGGTGGCGATCCGCCGCCTGCGCGACGCGAAGCTGCCCTACATCGTCGTTCTCACCAACCCGACCACGGGCGGCGTGACGGCCTCCTACGCGATGCTCGGCGACGTGCACCTGGCCGAGCCGGGCGCCCTTATCGGCTTCGCCGGCCCGCGCGTGATCGAGCAGACCATCCGCGAGAAGCTGCCCGACGGCTTCCAGCGCTCCGAATACCTGAAGGAGCACGGCATGGTGGATGCGGTCGTGCACCGGCACGACCTGAAGGCGACGGTCGCACGCCTGTCGCGCCTCTTCACCAAGGCGCCGGCTTCCGCGCCCGAGACCGTGACCGTTGCGGCTGCCGCCGAATAA
- a CDS encoding bifunctional folylpolyglutamate synthase/dihydrofolate synthase, with translation MESSDALIARFLALHPKTIDLSLGRIQRLLAQLGHPERRLPPVIHVAGTNGKGSTIAFMRAILESAGLAVHVYTSPHLVRFHERIRLGRFGGGRYVSEERLVEAFRRCEAVNAGEPITVFEITTAAALLIFSEEPADVLLLEVGLGGRFDATNVVDRPAAAVVTPIGHDHAEYLGTTLQAIAGEKAGIFKRGCPAVIAPQDYLEADQTLRDAAERIGASPLLVGQQDFSVHEEGGRLVYQDEKGLLDLPRPKLIGRHQFTNAGTAVAALRAAGFEQFETQAFEAGLTRAEWPGRLQRLNRGRLPAIAPEGCELWLDGGHNPDGGRVLAAAMADRSERSDAPLVLITGMLGTKDSQAFFKNFSGLAREVIAVPIAGQIAARPADEVAAIAGSVGLTTSTAPSVESALASLHNYVWDHPPRVLICGSLYLAGEVLAANGTLPE, from the coding sequence ATGGAATCCTCCGATGCGCTGATCGCGCGCTTTCTCGCCCTGCACCCGAAGACCATCGATCTCTCGCTCGGGCGCATCCAGCGGCTCCTGGCCCAGCTCGGCCATCCGGAGCGCCGCCTGCCGCCGGTGATCCATGTGGCGGGCACCAACGGCAAGGGCTCGACCATCGCGTTCATGCGGGCGATCCTGGAGAGCGCCGGGCTCGCCGTCCATGTCTACACCTCGCCCCATCTCGTGCGCTTCCACGAGCGCATCCGGCTCGGACGCTTTGGGGGCGGGCGCTATGTGAGCGAGGAGCGGCTCGTCGAAGCCTTCCGGCGCTGCGAGGCGGTGAATGCGGGCGAGCCGATCACGGTGTTCGAGATCACGACCGCGGCGGCCCTGCTGATCTTCTCCGAGGAGCCGGCCGACGTGCTCCTGCTGGAGGTCGGCCTGGGTGGCCGGTTCGATGCCACCAATGTCGTCGACCGGCCGGCGGCCGCCGTGGTCACGCCCATCGGGCACGACCATGCGGAATATCTCGGCACGACACTCCAGGCCATCGCCGGTGAGAAGGCCGGCATCTTCAAGCGCGGCTGCCCGGCCGTCATCGCCCCTCAGGATTATCTGGAAGCCGACCAGACCCTGCGCGACGCGGCCGAGCGCATCGGAGCTTCCCCGCTTCTCGTCGGCCAGCAGGATTTTTCCGTGCACGAGGAGGGTGGCCGGCTCGTCTACCAGGACGAGAAGGGCCTTCTGGACCTGCCGCGTCCGAAACTCATCGGACGCCACCAGTTCACCAATGCCGGCACGGCCGTTGCGGCTCTGCGGGCGGCCGGCTTCGAGCAGTTCGAAACGCAGGCCTTCGAGGCGGGGCTCACCCGGGCGGAATGGCCGGGCCGCCTGCAGCGCCTCAACCGGGGCCGCCTGCCGGCGATCGCCCCGGAAGGCTGCGAGCTCTGGCTCGACGGCGGGCACAACCCCGACGGCGGCCGGGTGCTCGCCGCCGCCATGGCGGACCGGAGCGAGCGCTCGGACGCGCCGCTCGTGCTGATCACCGGCATGCTCGGCACGAAGGATTCCCAGGCCTTCTTCAAGAATTTCTCCGGGCTCGCCCGCGAGGTGATCGCCGTGCCGATCGCCGGCCAGATCGCCGCGCGCCCGGCCGACGAGGTCGCGGCCATCGCGGGAAGCGTCGGGCTCACCACCTCGACGGCACCGAGCGTCGAATCGGCGCTCGCCTCGCTGCACAACTACGTCTGGGATCACCCGCCCCGGGTGCTGATCTGCGGCTCGCTGTATCTGGCCGGCGAGGTGCTGGCGGCGAACGGGACGCTGCCGGAATAG
- the addA gene encoding double-strand break repair helicase AddA yields MSTDLVIPDYTKDAQRRAANPRASAWVSANAGAGKTKVLTDRVVRLLLAGSLPGRILCLTFTKAAAANMAIRVFERLGRWVTLDEESLVRELTELEGEKPTRQQIRLARTLFARAVETPGGLKIDTIHAFCERLLHLVPFEANVPARFAVLDESQTDEMLAQATANVMADAASGNFPELAEALDIISVDAVGDALASAINAALKCKTFLHDQTGPMRLRHALDVSPDETLASIERTMLEGGLKPEDWPAIAQELRAGKATDQKRADALIAAAEAKDVSEKLEKYLSVFLTNEGTPRKGSAFLTKDVGESLKDALLREQERVCSLIDKRKAARAVERTAALFTLAAEIHARVEQAKMRLGALDFQDLIDKTLALLSRGDTAWVLYKLDRGIDHVLIDEAQDTNPEQWEILRRITEDFTAGAGAAGHRVRTLFAVGDPKQSIYGFQGAAPQEFETTRRSWSQKVKQAELHFEDVSLTMSFRSARAVLSAVDATFAVERHFKGLSFEDRAVGTVHESARPHAPGLVELWPVETPAEEEEPEAWVLPIDEPEQQSPPVVVARRIAQAVKCWTTKGDEMGRVWTAGDVLVLVRKRGAAFEAVIRALKEAGVPVAGADRLNIGEHIAVLDLVAAGRAALLPDDDLTLATALKSPLVGLTDDDLIRIAADRADEESLHAALERHAEAGDGRARRGCEALTAWRELARIHGPFGFFATLLGPRGGRSLLVARLGSEAGDAIDAFLCFAHQSEMTETPSLTVFLNRFESASHTIKRDLDSVNNEVRVMTVHGAKGLEAPIVVLIDGCEVLGRDPALLQLQTPSGDRIPVWSPGKNSDSTTMAQARELLHAKGREEHNRLLYVAMTRAKDRLVIAPYLTGKKESPQEAWCEMIRHGLVEKAGGLELDEAPYGPISVWREGSPLARTLAAETDVAPLDPIAVPDWLTTRAVPEPEALPPIRPSSALGAADRMTRPGDGPYAPEARLRGTLVHALLERLPGLALEHRESMARAYVKARAPRLSSDLRDSILANALAVLDHPDLKPLFGKGSRAEAPIAGRVATPGGDILVSGQIDRLAVLDTEVLVADFKTTARPPKAGQPPPRSYVAQLALYRTLLAAIYPGRRIRTFLVWTAGPVVHELMEPDLESALTLIKAA; encoded by the coding sequence ATGAGCACCGATCTCGTCATTCCGGACTACACCAAGGACGCGCAGCGCCGCGCCGCCAACCCGCGCGCCTCGGCCTGGGTGTCGGCCAATGCGGGCGCGGGCAAGACCAAGGTGCTCACCGATCGCGTCGTGCGCCTGCTGCTCGCCGGCTCCCTGCCGGGCCGTATCCTGTGCCTCACCTTCACCAAGGCGGCGGCCGCCAACATGGCGATCCGCGTGTTCGAACGCCTCGGGCGCTGGGTGACGCTCGACGAGGAGAGCCTCGTCCGGGAGCTGACGGAACTGGAGGGCGAGAAGCCGACGCGTCAGCAGATCAGGCTCGCGCGCACGCTCTTCGCCCGCGCGGTCGAAACGCCGGGCGGCCTCAAGATCGACACCATCCACGCCTTCTGCGAGCGGCTCCTGCATCTCGTGCCCTTCGAGGCCAACGTGCCGGCGCGCTTCGCCGTGCTCGACGAGAGCCAGACCGACGAGATGCTGGCGCAGGCCACCGCCAACGTGATGGCCGACGCGGCGAGCGGCAATTTCCCGGAACTCGCCGAAGCGCTCGACATCATCAGTGTCGATGCGGTCGGCGACGCGCTCGCCTCGGCGATCAACGCGGCCCTGAAGTGCAAGACCTTCCTGCACGATCAGACAGGACCGATGCGGCTGCGCCACGCGCTCGATGTGAGTCCGGACGAGACGCTCGCATCCATCGAGCGCACGATGCTCGAAGGCGGCCTGAAGCCCGAGGACTGGCCGGCCATCGCACAGGAACTGCGCGCCGGCAAGGCGACCGACCAGAAGCGGGCCGACGCCCTCATTGCGGCCGCCGAGGCGAAGGATGTCTCGGAAAAGCTCGAGAAGTATCTGTCGGTCTTCCTCACCAACGAGGGAACGCCGCGCAAGGGCTCGGCCTTCCTCACCAAGGACGTCGGCGAGAGCTTGAAGGACGCGCTGCTGCGCGAGCAGGAGCGGGTGTGCTCGCTGATCGACAAGCGCAAGGCCGCACGCGCGGTCGAGCGGACCGCCGCCCTGTTCACGCTCGCGGCCGAGATCCACGCGCGCGTCGAGCAGGCGAAGATGCGGCTCGGCGCCCTCGACTTCCAGGATCTCATCGACAAGACGCTGGCACTGCTTTCCCGCGGCGACACCGCCTGGGTGCTCTACAAGCTCGATCGCGGCATCGACCACGTGCTGATCGACGAGGCGCAGGACACGAACCCGGAGCAATGGGAGATCCTGCGCCGGATCACCGAGGATTTCACCGCAGGCGCGGGCGCCGCGGGCCACCGCGTGCGCACGCTCTTCGCCGTGGGTGATCCGAAGCAGTCGATCTACGGTTTTCAGGGCGCCGCCCCGCAGGAATTCGAAACCACTCGCCGGAGCTGGTCGCAGAAGGTGAAGCAGGCCGAGCTCCACTTCGAGGACGTGTCGCTCACCATGTCGTTCCGCTCGGCCAGGGCCGTGCTCTCGGCGGTCGACGCCACCTTCGCGGTCGAGAGGCATTTCAAGGGCCTGTCCTTCGAGGACCGGGCCGTCGGCACCGTGCACGAGAGCGCGCGGCCGCATGCGCCGGGTCTCGTGGAGCTGTGGCCGGTCGAAACGCCGGCCGAAGAGGAGGAACCCGAGGCCTGGGTGCTGCCCATCGACGAACCCGAGCAGCAATCCCCGCCCGTGGTGGTGGCGCGCCGCATCGCACAGGCGGTGAAGTGCTGGACCACCAAGGGTGACGAGATGGGCCGCGTCTGGACGGCCGGCGACGTTCTCGTGCTGGTGAGGAAGCGCGGCGCCGCCTTCGAGGCCGTGATCCGCGCCCTGAAAGAAGCGGGCGTGCCAGTGGCGGGCGCGGACCGGCTCAACATCGGCGAGCACATCGCCGTGCTCGATCTCGTGGCCGCGGGGCGCGCCGCGCTCCTGCCCGACGACGACCTCACGCTCGCCACCGCGCTGAAATCACCGCTCGTCGGTCTGACCGACGACGACCTCATTCGCATCGCGGCCGATCGCGCCGACGAGGAGTCGCTTCACGCCGCCCTGGAACGCCACGCGGAGGCCGGCGACGGGAGGGCAAGGCGAGGCTGTGAGGCGCTCACCGCATGGCGTGAACTCGCGCGCATCCACGGCCCGTTCGGCTTCTTCGCCACCCTGCTCGGTCCGCGTGGCGGCCGCTCGCTCCTCGTGGCGCGCCTGGGCAGCGAGGCGGGCGACGCCATCGATGCCTTCCTGTGCTTCGCGCATCAGTCCGAGATGACGGAAACGCCCTCGCTCACCGTGTTCCTCAACCGGTTCGAATCCGCCTCCCACACCATCAAGCGCGATCTGGATTCCGTGAACAACGAAGTGCGCGTCATGACCGTGCACGGTGCGAAGGGGCTGGAAGCCCCCATCGTGGTGCTCATCGACGGCTGCGAGGTCCTGGGTCGGGATCCGGCGCTGCTGCAGCTGCAGACCCCGTCGGGCGACAGGATTCCGGTCTGGTCGCCGGGCAAGAACTCCGATTCGACCACGATGGCGCAGGCGCGCGAATTGCTGCACGCCAAAGGTCGCGAGGAGCATAACCGCCTGCTCTACGTGGCCATGACCCGCGCCAAGGACCGGCTGGTGATCGCCCCGTATCTGACGGGCAAGAAAGAATCGCCCCAGGAAGCCTGGTGCGAGATGATCCGCCACGGGCTCGTCGAAAAGGCCGGCGGCCTGGAGCTGGACGAGGCGCCCTACGGGCCGATCTCCGTGTGGCGGGAGGGCTCGCCGCTGGCCCGCACCCTGGCGGCCGAGACGGACGTCGCGCCGCTCGACCCCATCGCCGTGCCCGACTGGCTGACCACCAGGGCCGTGCCGGAGCCGGAGGCGCTGCCGCCGATCCGCCCCTCCAGCGCGCTCGGCGCCGCCGACCGCATGACGCGGCCGGGCGACGGCCCCTATGCGCCCGAAGCACGCCTGCGCGGCACCCTGGTGCATGCCCTGCTGGAACGCCTGCCGGGCCTCGCGCTGGAGCACCGGGAGAGCATGGCGCGGGCTTACGTGAAGGCGCGCGCCCCGCGCCTTTCGTCCGACCTGCGGGACTCGATCCTGGCCAATGCCCTGGCGGTGCTTGACCATCCGGATCTCAAGCCCCTGTTCGGCAAGGGCTCCCGCGCCGAGGCGCCGATTGCCGGGCGGGTGGCGACGCCCGGGGGCGACATCCTGGTGTCGGGCCAGATCGACCGTCTGGCCGTCCTCGACACGGAGGTGCTGGTGGCCGATTTCAAGACCACGGCGCGGCCGCCCAAGGCCGGCCAGCCGCCGCCGCGATCCTACGTGGCGCAGCTTGCCCTCTATCGGACGCTGCTCGCCGCCATCTATCCGGGCCGGCGCATCCGCACGTTCCTGGTCTGGACCGCAGGTCCGGTCGTCCATGAGCTCATGGAACCCGACCTGGAATCGGCACTTACCCTCATCAAAGCGGCGTGA